From one Nitrosococcus halophilus Nc 4 genomic stretch:
- a CDS encoding BCAM0308 family protein: MGKGGSSKDTYNIAHQKGTPGAGGNRGDRLIKEMIHDPYKTRSKLPEPTVCPECQALFQQGRWAWAEVPPNANQELCPACQRIRDRAPAGFLMLSGAFFQEHREEIINLIRNKEKSEKAQHPLKRIMDIEEQEGETVVTFTEIHLPRGVGEALNRAYEGELDYQYTDETSILRVRWHR, translated from the coding sequence ATGGGAAAAGGGGGCTCATCTAAAGATACCTATAATATCGCCCATCAGAAGGGAACGCCAGGTGCTGGAGGCAATCGGGGAGATCGGCTGATCAAGGAAATGATCCATGATCCCTATAAAACCCGGAGCAAATTACCGGAACCTACCGTCTGCCCGGAATGCCAGGCCCTCTTTCAGCAGGGCAGATGGGCCTGGGCGGAAGTTCCCCCTAACGCTAATCAGGAGCTATGCCCTGCCTGTCAACGGATACGAGACCGGGCTCCCGCCGGGTTTTTAATGCTGAGCGGAGCGTTTTTCCAAGAACACCGGGAAGAAATCATCAACCTTATCCGCAACAAAGAGAAAAGCGAGAAGGCGCAACACCCCTTAAAGCGAATCATGGACATTGAGGAGCAAGAAGGAGAAACCGTCGTTACCTTCACCGAAATCCACCTACCGAGGGGAGTGGGAGAAGCCCTGAATCGGGCCTATGAGGGTGAGCTTGATTATCAATATACGGATGAGACCAGTATTCTCCGGGTGCGGTGGCATCGGTAG
- a CDS encoding HU family DNA-binding protein produces the protein MNKSELIESVAESGDLTKAAAARAVDSVIEAVTDALRRGDQVTIVGFGTFSVRDRAARTGRNPQTGEEIKIKASKIPSFKAGKALKDAVN, from the coding sequence GTGAATAAATCGGAGCTTATTGAATCGGTAGCGGAGTCAGGGGATTTAACCAAAGCTGCCGCAGCCCGGGCCGTGGATTCTGTTATCGAAGCGGTTACCGATGCGCTAAGGCGTGGTGACCAAGTGACAATCGTAGGTTTTGGCACCTTTTCCGTGCGGGATCGCGCTGCCCGGACGGGCCGTAACCCGCAAACGGGTGAGGAAATTAAAATCAAAGCTTCGAAAATACCTTCGTTTAAAGCTGGAAAAGCCCTTAAGGATGCTGTAAACTAG
- a CDS encoding SurA N-terminal domain-containing protein, whose amino-acid sequence MLEAIRSRAQGIFAWVIVGLITIPFALWGINNYFREGGEALAASVNGEEITTREFRAAFQRYTQQLRFLMREGFSEEMLDDPATKQRVLEGLIEQRLVLDAAGELGLGMSDSELSKVIHNNEAFQDETGQFDFQRYESVLNSQGLTTAAYEARLRLSLLSEQLASTLHLSAFATQQEMEDIARLRHQEREIGYGIVPSSKFRDAIQISDEELRQYYEEHPDEFRTPERVAVDYLRLTAKSLATDIPVDEQTLRDLYAESKDQFGTPEQRRASHILVQVPQGGDDAARQAAREKAEEALRRLQQGEPFEEVAKEVSEDPGSAQQGGDLGFFGRGVMDPAFEEAAFSLEKVGDLSEPVLSKFGYHIIQLTGIQRGEAPSFEEVREELAQKYRQQLAEEHFYEQAETLDNLTYENPFTLEVAAEALELPIETSEPFSRSGGSGIGANPKVVTAAFSEEVLQEEMNSRTLELGPNDLVVLRVKKHFPADIKPFEEVREKIQENLTLERAKAKAREQGDALVERLRQGEAPESVFAGEEAWNEKKFYSRRGEGIPREILKMAYGLPHPQSESPVFAGQPLGSGDYAVVGLYTVKDGDLKQLDEKARQSLAQEVEQMHGQVAYRGFIDELRAEADIKIYRDNL is encoded by the coding sequence ATGTTGGAAGCCATACGGAGTCGTGCCCAAGGTATCTTTGCCTGGGTAATTGTTGGGCTTATTACTATTCCTTTTGCCCTGTGGGGTATTAATAACTATTTCCGCGAAGGGGGAGAAGCCCTAGCCGCCTCCGTCAACGGTGAGGAGATTACTACCCGTGAATTCCGCGCGGCATTCCAGCGCTATACCCAACAATTGCGTTTCTTGATGAGGGAAGGTTTCTCGGAAGAAATGCTGGATGACCCGGCGACCAAACAGCGTGTTTTAGAGGGGTTGATTGAGCAGCGCTTGGTTTTGGATGCCGCGGGGGAGCTTGGGTTAGGCATGAGCGACTCGGAACTCAGTAAGGTCATTCATAACAATGAGGCCTTCCAAGATGAGACGGGTCAGTTTGATTTTCAGCGTTACGAGAGTGTGCTGAATAGCCAAGGATTAACGACCGCAGCTTACGAGGCCCGGTTGCGCTTGAGTCTCTTGAGCGAGCAGTTGGCCTCTACCTTGCACCTTTCGGCGTTTGCAACCCAGCAGGAAATGGAGGATATCGCCCGTCTTCGGCATCAGGAGCGGGAAATCGGCTACGGCATTGTGCCTTCGTCCAAGTTCCGCGATGCTATTCAAATCAGTGACGAGGAGTTGCGCCAATATTATGAGGAGCATCCGGATGAATTCCGCACCCCAGAGCGGGTGGCGGTGGATTATTTGCGCCTTACCGCTAAGTCTTTAGCTACCGATATCCCGGTGGATGAGCAGACCTTGCGTGACCTCTACGCGGAGTCCAAAGATCAATTCGGAACCCCGGAGCAGCGCCGGGCCAGTCATATATTGGTACAAGTGCCCCAGGGGGGGGATGATGCCGCCCGGCAGGCGGCACGGGAGAAGGCCGAGGAAGCGTTGCGGCGTTTACAACAAGGGGAACCTTTTGAGGAAGTGGCCAAGGAAGTCTCGGAAGATCCGGGTTCGGCCCAACAGGGAGGGGATCTGGGTTTCTTTGGGCGGGGGGTGATGGACCCGGCCTTTGAGGAGGCGGCCTTTTCCCTGGAAAAGGTGGGCGATCTGAGCGAGCCGGTATTGAGCAAGTTTGGTTACCACATTATCCAGCTGACCGGTATTCAACGGGGCGAAGCTCCCTCCTTTGAAGAGGTCCGTGAGGAACTGGCGCAAAAGTACCGCCAGCAACTGGCGGAGGAACATTTCTACGAGCAAGCGGAGACTCTGGATAATCTTACCTATGAGAATCCCTTTACCCTGGAGGTTGCTGCGGAGGCCCTCGAACTCCCCATTGAGACCAGCGAGCCTTTCTCGCGAAGTGGAGGCAGCGGGATTGGGGCCAACCCCAAGGTGGTGACGGCTGCTTTTAGTGAAGAAGTGCTGCAGGAAGAGATGAACAGCCGAACTCTTGAGTTAGGACCCAATGACCTGGTGGTATTACGGGTAAAAAAACATTTCCCAGCCGACATCAAGCCCTTTGAGGAAGTCCGCGAAAAAATACAGGAAAATTTGACCTTGGAGCGGGCCAAGGCCAAGGCCCGAGAACAGGGAGACGCCTTGGTTGAGCGCTTGCGGCAGGGAGAGGCTCCGGAATCTGTTTTTGCTGGGGAAGAGGCTTGGAATGAGAAGAAATTTTATAGCCGTCGCGGCGAGGGTATTCCTCGGGAGATCCTGAAGATGGCCTATGGGTTGCCCCATCCTCAATCGGAGAGTCCCGTTTTTGCAGGACAACCCTTGGGATCAGGGGACTATGCAGTGGTAGGCCTCTATACGGTCAAGGATGGAGACCTGAAGCAGCTAGATGAGAAAGCGCGCCAATCCCTGGCCCAAGAAGTGGAGCAGATGCACGGCCAAGTGGCCTATCGGGGCTTTATCGATGAGTTGAGAGCGGAAGCAGATATTAAAATTTATCGGGATAACCTGTAA
- a CDS encoding dicarboxylate/amino acid:cation symporter: protein MPHRTALILLGFIIVGVIAGVLAGWYAGPRMEAVAWLGTLFLNALKMTIIPLILSAVITGVASLGDVRKLERVGAIAIGYYACTTAIAVAIGLLVVNLIQPGSGITIGDGSVPENVAAKGETGIEDILLSLISPNLINAAAEGQLLPLIVFAILFSATLTTLGDKGRPVLAFFEGVNEAMMKLVVWIMYLAPVGIFALIAARLGQSGGGEAFLREVSAVGWHVVTVLSGLALHFVVLLLLLFFVAGRGWDYLVTMLRALLTAFGTASSSATLPLTMECARENEVDPRAVRFVLPLGSTINMDGTALYEAAAAMFIAQAYGIHLGLEQQALIFITATLAAIGAAGIPEAGLVTLVIVLNAVGLPLEGIGLLLAVDWFLDRFRTSVNVWGDAVGAAVLARFLPKS, encoded by the coding sequence ATGCCCCATCGTACTGCGCTTATACTTCTGGGATTTATTATCGTTGGCGTGATTGCAGGCGTCCTGGCGGGATGGTACGCTGGCCCCCGCATGGAAGCCGTGGCTTGGCTCGGCACCCTGTTTCTCAATGCCCTCAAGATGACCATCATCCCCCTGATCCTGTCTGCCGTCATTACCGGCGTCGCCAGTTTGGGGGATGTCCGTAAACTAGAGCGGGTGGGGGCTATCGCCATCGGCTATTATGCCTGCACTACCGCCATTGCGGTGGCCATTGGCCTGCTGGTCGTCAACCTGATTCAACCCGGGAGCGGTATCACTATTGGCGATGGCTCGGTCCCCGAAAACGTTGCCGCCAAAGGAGAGACGGGAATTGAGGATATTTTACTCTCCCTCATCTCCCCCAATCTCATTAATGCTGCCGCTGAAGGGCAACTCCTCCCCCTCATTGTCTTCGCCATCTTGTTCTCCGCCACACTCACCACACTCGGAGATAAAGGCCGACCGGTATTGGCTTTCTTTGAAGGGGTGAATGAGGCCATGATGAAGCTGGTGGTATGGATCATGTACCTGGCGCCGGTGGGCATCTTCGCCCTCATCGCCGCCCGCCTAGGCCAGAGCGGCGGCGGCGAAGCTTTTTTAAGGGAAGTCAGCGCCGTAGGGTGGCATGTGGTGACCGTGCTTTCCGGGCTGGCCCTGCACTTTGTGGTGCTGCTGCTGCTCTTGTTTTTTGTTGCCGGCCGAGGGTGGGATTACCTGGTCACCATGCTCCGCGCCCTGCTGACCGCTTTTGGCACCGCCAGTTCCTCCGCCACCCTGCCGCTCACCATGGAATGCGCGCGGGAAAATGAGGTTGACCCCCGAGCCGTTCGCTTCGTGCTGCCCTTGGGCTCCACGATTAACATGGACGGCACGGCCCTTTACGAAGCTGCGGCGGCAATGTTCATTGCCCAAGCGTATGGGATCCACCTGGGCTTGGAACAGCAGGCTCTTATCTTTATCACCGCCACCTTGGCCGCCATTGGCGCCGCCGGCATCCCCGAGGCGGGCCTGGTCACCCTGGTCATCGTGTTGAATGCCGTGGGTCTCCCCCTTGAGGGCATTGGGCTATTACTGGCTGTGGACTGGTTTCTCGATCGCTTCCGCACCTCGGTGAATGTTTGGGGCGATGCCGTCGGGGCCGCCGTGTTAGCCCGCTTCCTACCCAAAAGCTAA
- a CDS encoding enoyl-ACP reductase FabI — protein MGFLADKKVLIVGVASPRSIAWGIAQAMKREGAELALTYQNEKLQGRIEKLASQCDTDITLPCDVSSDEQIEALFTHLDDYWDHVDIIVHSVAFAPRDQLQGDYLESVTRDGFRIAHDISSYSFAALAKAGRTMMHGRKGALLTLSYLGAERTIPNYNVMGVAKASLEANVRYMATALGPEGTRVNAISAGPIKTLAAAGIDNFNKFLAYSERNTPLKRNVTTEEVGNVAAFLCSDLASGITGEIVYVDGGYHIVGMGE, from the coding sequence ATGGGTTTTCTAGCAGATAAAAAGGTCCTCATTGTGGGTGTCGCCAGCCCCCGCTCTATTGCCTGGGGAATCGCCCAAGCCATGAAGCGAGAAGGTGCCGAATTGGCGCTGACCTACCAAAACGAAAAACTTCAGGGGCGAATTGAAAAGCTGGCCTCCCAATGCGATACCGATATCACCCTGCCCTGCGATGTCAGCAGCGACGAACAAATCGAAGCCCTGTTTACCCACCTAGACGATTATTGGGACCATGTGGATATCATTGTCCACTCAGTAGCCTTTGCTCCCCGTGACCAGTTGCAGGGGGATTACCTCGAGAGCGTCACCCGAGACGGTTTCCGCATCGCCCACGACATCAGTTCTTACAGCTTTGCCGCCCTGGCAAAAGCAGGCCGAACCATGATGCATGGTCGCAAGGGCGCCCTCCTGACCCTCAGCTACCTCGGGGCTGAACGGACCATTCCTAACTATAATGTCATGGGGGTGGCGAAAGCCAGTCTCGAAGCTAATGTGCGCTACATGGCCACCGCCCTGGGACCGGAGGGAACCCGAGTCAACGCCATCTCCGCCGGTCCCATTAAGACTCTAGCGGCAGCGGGCATTGATAATTTCAATAAATTCCTGGCTTATTCCGAACGCAACACCCCCCTCAAGCGCAATGTCACCACGGAAGAAGTGGGGAATGTGGCCGCTTTCCTCTGCTCCGATTTGGCCTCAGGAATTACGGGGGAAATCGTCTATGTGGATGGGGGCTACCACATTGTCGGCATGGGCGAGTGA
- a CDS encoding ABC transporter substrate-binding protein — MLIAFLISPLLRWTGIFCLLWLTACTGEIWNNPYPHTEGAHNVAYSSFNLRPKTLDPARSYSANEVIFTGQIYEPPLQYHYLLRPYTLTPLTAESLPQVTYLDATGNLLPEEASAHEIAYSVYELRIRPGIYYQPHPALAKDDAGRLLYHNLTPGELEGIYKIGDFPRTGTRELVAADYVYQIKRLAHPKVHSPILGLMSHHIVGLKEYTQTLAAAQAGTQDEYLDLRAYPLAGVEVVDRYTYRLTIEGKYPQLRYWLAMPFFAPVPWEADRFYSQPGMAERNLNLDWYPVGTGPYMLTENDPNRRMVLERNPNFHGETYPTEGEPEDKTAGLLADGGEPLPFIDRVVFSLEKESIPYWNKFLQGYYDASEVASDSFDQALRISGGGELSLTAQMEAKGIKLVTAIGTSTYYVGFNMLDPVVGGYSERARKLRQAISIAIDYEEFISIFANGRGIAAQGPLPPGIFGYESGEKGINPYVYEWEKGQPRRKSLQTARRLLTEAGYPNGRDAETGKPLLLHFDTTSRGPDSAALLSWMRKQFRKLNIQLVVRDTDYNRFQDKMRQGNAQIFQWGWNADYPDPENFLFLLYGPEGKAKHGGENAANYSNPEFNRLFGQMKSMENGPERLMIIREMVAIARQDAPWVWGYHPKQVNLLHAWNSNVKPNLMANNTLKYRRIDPQLRAQLRAEWNRPVIWPLWALLAALVLVAMPAVMLYWRKERQPGRVVLEEH; from the coding sequence ATGTTAATAGCTTTTTTGATCTCTCCTCTCCTGCGCTGGACAGGAATTTTCTGCCTCCTATGGCTAACGGCCTGTACGGGGGAAATCTGGAATAATCCCTATCCCCATACCGAGGGTGCCCATAACGTCGCCTATTCAAGTTTTAATTTGCGTCCCAAGACCTTGGATCCGGCCCGTTCCTATAGTGCCAACGAGGTGATCTTTACCGGTCAGATCTACGAGCCTCCTTTGCAATACCATTATCTGCTGCGTCCCTATACCCTAACGCCCTTGACCGCCGAATCTTTGCCCCAGGTCACTTACTTGGACGCGACGGGCAATCTTCTTCCCGAGGAGGCCTCCGCCCATGAAATTGCTTATAGCGTTTATGAGCTTCGGATCCGACCGGGGATTTATTACCAACCCCATCCGGCATTGGCCAAGGATGACGCGGGCCGGTTGCTTTACCATAACCTAACTCCTGGGGAGTTGGAGGGAATTTATAAGATTGGCGATTTTCCCCGCACCGGCACCCGGGAATTGGTCGCGGCGGATTATGTCTACCAGATTAAACGTTTGGCCCACCCCAAGGTCCACTCCCCCATTTTGGGCCTGATGAGCCATCATATTGTGGGATTGAAGGAATATACCCAAACTTTGGCGGCGGCCCAAGCCGGTACCCAGGATGAGTATCTAGATCTTCGTGCCTATCCCCTAGCCGGGGTAGAGGTCGTGGACCGCTATACTTATCGATTAACCATCGAAGGCAAATACCCCCAATTGCGCTATTGGTTGGCCATGCCTTTTTTTGCCCCCGTACCCTGGGAAGCGGATCGGTTTTATTCACAACCAGGCATGGCCGAGCGCAATTTGAACCTGGATTGGTACCCTGTGGGGACGGGACCCTACATGCTGACGGAAAATGATCCTAATCGCCGCATGGTGCTGGAACGCAATCCGAACTTTCATGGGGAAACTTATCCCACTGAGGGGGAACCTGAGGATAAGACCGCGGGTCTCCTGGCGGATGGGGGCGAACCTTTGCCTTTCATTGATCGGGTGGTGTTTAGTCTAGAGAAGGAAAGCATTCCCTACTGGAATAAATTCTTGCAGGGATACTACGATGCTTCTGAAGTGGCTTCAGACAGTTTTGATCAAGCCTTGCGCATTTCCGGCGGAGGCGAGCTCAGCTTGACGGCACAGATGGAGGCTAAGGGCATCAAGCTGGTCACGGCTATTGGCACTTCCACCTATTATGTGGGCTTTAATATGTTGGACCCGGTGGTGGGAGGGTATAGCGAACGGGCCCGCAAGCTGCGCCAGGCCATTTCCATTGCCATCGACTACGAGGAATTTATCTCCATCTTTGCCAATGGTCGTGGGATTGCCGCTCAAGGTCCCTTGCCTCCGGGAATTTTCGGCTATGAAAGCGGCGAAAAGGGGATTAATCCTTATGTGTATGAATGGGAAAAGGGACAACCTCGTCGCAAGTCCCTGCAAACAGCCCGTCGGCTGTTGACTGAAGCCGGTTATCCCAATGGCCGGGACGCCGAGACCGGCAAACCCCTCTTGTTGCATTTTGATACCACCAGCAGAGGCCCGGACAGCGCTGCTTTACTGAGCTGGATGCGGAAGCAATTCCGGAAACTGAATATCCAGTTGGTGGTGCGCGATACTGACTACAACCGCTTTCAAGACAAGATGCGCCAGGGCAATGCCCAGATCTTCCAATGGGGGTGGAACGCGGATTATCCCGATCCAGAAAATTTTTTATTTTTGCTCTATGGGCCTGAGGGCAAGGCCAAACATGGTGGCGAGAACGCAGCTAACTATAGTAATCCGGAATTCAATCGTCTTTTTGGGCAGATGAAAAGTATGGAAAACGGTCCGGAGCGCTTGATGATTATCCGAGAAATGGTGGCTATTGCCCGCCAGGATGCCCCTTGGGTTTGGGGCTATCATCCTAAGCAGGTGAATTTGCTCCATGCCTGGAATTCTAATGTCAAACCTAACTTGATGGCGAATAATACCTTGAAGTACCGCCGCATTGATCCGCAACTACGGGCCCAGTTGCGGGCTGAATGGAATCGCCCGGTGATCTGGCCCCTGTGGGCGCTTTTAGCGGCCTTGGTGTTAGTGGCCATGCCCGCAGTGATGCTTTACTGGCGCAAAGAACGACAGCCAGGGCGAGTGGTGTTGGAAGAGCATTAG
- a CDS encoding Uma2 family endonuclease → MRLPKSDEADEQTETVVQPDLAVICDSSKLDERGCRGAPDWIIEVLSPATAAKDQIQKRVLYERVGVKEYWTAHPTDKLVTVWLKSGKGTYGKPNIVEGKGMLAVATFPELEINLNQVFVKGEEKE, encoded by the coding sequence GTGCGCCTACCGAAGAGCGATGAGGCTGACGAGCAGACAGAAACCGTCGTTCAACCTGATCTTGCTGTGATCTGCGATTCCTCCAAATTGGATGAGAGGGGTTGCCGTGGTGCGCCCGATTGGATCATCGAAGTATTATCGCCTGCTACCGCAGCGAAAGATCAAATCCAAAAGCGAGTCCTTTATGAACGGGTGGGTGTCAAAGAATATTGGACAGCGCACCCCACCGATAAGCTGGTGACAGTATGGTTAAAGAGTGGGAAGGGCACTTATGGTAAGCCTAATATTGTGGAAGGTAAAGGGATGTTGGCTGTTGCTACCTTTCCTGAACTCGAAATTAATCTGAATCAGGTGTTTGTCAAAGGTGAGGAGAAAGAATGA
- a CDS encoding type II toxin-antitoxin system HicB family antitoxin — MKNEYTAVVKQEDDWWVGWIEEVPGVNCQEKTYEELKETLKITLKEALEFNRQDALTAAGSGYKEEKIAI; from the coding sequence ATGAAGAACGAATATACCGCTGTTGTAAAACAGGAAGACGATTGGTGGGTGGGGTGGATCGAAGAAGTTCCTGGGGTCAACTGCCAAGAAAAGACCTACGAAGAATTGAAAGAGACTTTGAAAATTACATTAAAAGAGGCACTAGAATTTAACCGCCAGGATGCGCTGACTGCCGCTGGCAGCGGTTATAAGGAAGAAAAAATTGCTATATGA
- a CDS encoding type II toxin-antitoxin system HicA family toxin: MKRNELLQYLRSQGCDLLREGGKHSWWHNPALNKRSAIPRHSEIKDILAKKICKDLGVEPIK; the protein is encoded by the coding sequence ATGAAGAGAAATGAACTTCTCCAGTACCTACGCAGCCAAGGATGTGATCTTTTGAGGGAAGGTGGTAAACATTCATGGTGGCATAATCCTGCTCTGAACAAACGATCTGCAATTCCAAGGCATTCCGAAATAAAAGATATCTTGGCAAAGAAGATATGCAAAGACCTTGGTGTAGAGCCAATCAAATAG
- a CDS encoding GNAT family N-acetyltransferase has protein sequence MADPSAQPLLSLVATVNDHVVGHILFTNVRIKHSQRLVSSAILAPLSVHPEYQNQGIGG, from the coding sequence TTGGCAGATCCAAGTGCCCAGCCATTATTGTCCCTTGTTGCAACTGTCAACGATCATGTTGTCGGGCATATTCTTTTCACGAATGTACGAATTAAGCATTCTCAACGGCTAGTTTCTTCAGCAATTCTTGCTCCTCTATCGGTGCACCCAGAATACCAAAATCAGGGTATCGGAGGTTGA
- a CDS encoding tRNA-binding protein has protein sequence MNPIEWSDFQKVELRVGTIVEVEDFPEARRPAFKLKVDFGDEIGIKKSSAQITDLYDKQSLLGKQVMAVVNFPPKQIGPIISECLVTGFHRDDGAVVLAVPDTEAPNGAKLA, from the coding sequence ATGAACCCTATTGAATGGAGTGATTTTCAAAAAGTTGAACTGAGAGTGGGGACCATCGTCGAGGTTGAAGACTTTCCTGAAGCAAGAAGACCTGCTTTCAAGCTAAAAGTAGACTTTGGTGATGAAATAGGAATCAAGAAATCTAGTGCACAAATTACCGATCTTTATGATAAGCAGTCATTGCTTGGTAAACAGGTGATGGCGGTTGTAAATTTTCCACCCAAGCAAATAGGGCCAATCATATCTGAGTGTTTGGTTACGGGATTTCACCGCGATGATGGGGCGGTTGTATTGGCAGTGCCAGATACCGAAGCGCCTAATGGTGCAAAGCTAGCCTAA
- a CDS encoding type II toxin-antitoxin system VapC family toxin encodes MIVADTNVIAYLLLPTPFSDSVDTLYRIDPVWAAPSLWKSEFRNILTLYLRKGLITLEKALRIQENAELIMINNEFDVPSPHILALVNESKCSSYDCEFVALAHQLNTPLITQDNKLLKEFPSIAISISEFLDRKS; translated from the coding sequence ATGATCGTTGCTGATACAAATGTTATTGCGTATCTGTTACTTCCTACACCATTTTCTGATTCAGTAGACACACTGTACAGAATAGATCCCGTCTGGGCTGCCCCCTCTCTTTGGAAGAGTGAGTTTAGAAATATATTAACTCTTTACCTCAGAAAGGGCCTCATTACTCTTGAAAAGGCACTTCGAATCCAAGAGAATGCTGAATTGATAATGATAAATAATGAATTTGATGTACCTTCTCCTCATATCCTTGCGCTCGTAAATGAAAGCAAGTGTTCATCATACGATTGCGAATTTGTTGCACTTGCTCACCAGTTAAACACACCGCTCATAACGCAAGACAACAAATTGTTAAAAGAATTTCCCTCCATTGCTATTTCTATTTCTGAGTTTCTTGATAGAAAGTCCTAA
- a CDS encoding FitA-like ribbon-helix-helix domain-containing protein, with protein sequence MPTLTIKNIPDDLYNALKHIAEQHHRSINSEVIVCLKKTLLPSRISPNERLQNIQALRSQITPGVISTEEIDQAINEGRP encoded by the coding sequence ATGCCCACACTGACCATAAAAAACATCCCAGATGATTTATACAATGCGTTGAAACATATTGCAGAACAGCACCATAGAAGCATCAACAGCGAAGTCATTGTTTGTCTGAAAAAAACACTATTGCCTAGCCGTATCTCTCCAAATGAGAGACTCCAGAATATCCAAGCTCTACGCTCCCAGATCACACCTGGAGTAATTTCAACAGAGGAGATAGATCAAGCGATTAATGAAGGCAGGCCATGA
- a CDS encoding ribonuclease T2 family protein, with translation MMSRWIKNAALVCSVAVGFFCAQVPWAAPVSGIFAAERSCPAYVSKNKQTNPDSAQIVAGERYRAFEANKPDNPGWYRIRVPSAGPKERWVSVDCGKFQAGDPGGNGVGGNACNVAGQGDSYVLALSWQPAFCETKPQKPVCRLTDPSAYQARHFTLHGLWPNKQACGKSYGFCGEIKMQEQDFCDYPEVILTPLFRDDALAQVMPSVEVDSCLERHEWHKHGTCQADWSAEKYFQVSVDLTRQFNDAGMAYFMNRKIGREVRTEDFLTRLAAVLGSGARERIKLECEQGMLVEVQISLTGALTPGTDLEVLIAQAPKQSGSDCGSHFRVDPIGLSSQ, from the coding sequence ATGATGTCCCGCTGGATAAAAAATGCCGCTCTGGTATGCTCCGTGGCCGTTGGCTTTTTTTGTGCTCAAGTCCCTTGGGCAGCCCCGGTGAGCGGTATTTTTGCCGCCGAGAGATCCTGTCCTGCCTATGTTTCAAAAAACAAGCAGACCAATCCAGATAGCGCCCAGATCGTGGCGGGGGAGCGTTACCGGGCATTTGAGGCCAACAAGCCCGATAATCCAGGCTGGTACCGAATCCGGGTCCCTTCCGCCGGGCCTAAGGAACGCTGGGTCAGTGTCGACTGTGGCAAATTTCAGGCAGGAGACCCAGGGGGGAATGGAGTGGGAGGCAATGCTTGCAATGTCGCCGGTCAAGGGGATAGCTATGTGCTGGCCTTGAGTTGGCAGCCAGCTTTTTGCGAAACTAAGCCCCAAAAACCGGTTTGTCGTTTGACTGATCCGAGCGCTTATCAAGCCCGCCATTTCACCCTCCATGGTCTCTGGCCTAACAAGCAGGCGTGCGGCAAGAGCTATGGTTTTTGTGGGGAGATCAAAATGCAGGAACAGGACTTTTGCGATTACCCGGAGGTTATCCTTACCCCTCTTTTCCGTGATGATGCGCTGGCCCAGGTGATGCCCAGTGTGGAAGTTGACTCTTGCCTTGAGCGTCACGAGTGGCACAAGCACGGTACTTGCCAGGCGGACTGGTCGGCGGAGAAATACTTCCAGGTATCGGTGGATTTGACGCGCCAGTTCAATGATGCTGGTATGGCCTACTTTATGAACCGGAAGATTGGCCGGGAAGTCCGAACCGAGGATTTTCTCACCCGGTTGGCCGCTGTGCTGGGTTCAGGAGCCCGGGAACGGATCAAGCTGGAGTGTGAACAGGGGATGTTGGTGGAGGTCCAAATAAGCCTGACGGGGGCTTTGACTCCGGGGACCGATTTGGAAGTCCTCATCGCCCAAGCGCCTAAGCAAAGCGGATCGGATTGTGGGTCCCACTTCCGGGTGGACCCCATAGGATTGTCTAGCCAGTGA
- a CDS encoding DUF2141 domain-containing protein: MGIALWFWGGGFSHLAMAETRGANTLVINIIGIKPVEGQVRVALYNAAEKWLEESFFNTVLEVKSQKVEWRVDDVPEGEYGIAAFHDQNKNGEADRNFLGIPKESYGFSNNVKAVFRAPQWDEVKFIVNSTKEVEVKLESWNQ, encoded by the coding sequence GTGGGTATTGCGCTGTGGTTTTGGGGGGGCGGTTTTAGTCATTTGGCAATGGCCGAAACCAGGGGGGCAAATACTTTAGTTATCAATATCATAGGCATTAAACCCGTGGAAGGGCAGGTTCGGGTTGCCCTCTATAATGCTGCCGAGAAGTGGCTGGAAGAATCCTTTTTCAATACTGTGCTGGAGGTGAAGAGCCAGAAAGTTGAGTGGAGAGTCGATGATGTCCCCGAAGGGGAATATGGGATAGCGGCTTTTCACGATCAAAATAAAAATGGCGAAGCTGATCGTAATTTTCTTGGGATACCTAAAGAGTCCTATGGTTTTTCTAATAATGTAAAAGCTGTTTTTAGAGCCCCTCAATGGGATGAAGTCAAATTTATTGTGAATTCAACTAAGGAAGTTGAGGTAAAGCTAGAAAGTTGGAATCAGTAA